The Planococcus halocryophilus nucleotide sequence AGCAGACAATGGCAAACAAGCATTGGAGTTATTGAAAAAAGAATCTTTCGATTTGGTGTTGCTGGATATTATGATGCCAGATATGGATGGCTGGGAAGTATGCCGAGACATCCGCAAGTTTTCGAGTGTCCCGATTATTATGCTGACAGCTCGCGAACAACAAGAAGACGTCGTCAAAGGACTACGTCTCGGTGCAGACGATTACATGACAAAACCTTTCGGCGAAGAAGAGTTGCTCGCGCGCATGGAAGCTTTATTGCGCCGAAGTGCTCCTGCAAAACGACTCGAGTTTAAAGGCTTAGTATGGGACGAAGAAAGTTTCGAATTGAATTATGAACAAAAATCGATTCGCCTCACCCCAAAAGAGTTTTCAATGCTCGGACTGTTAATGAAAAATCCGAATAAAGTATTCGAACGCGACCGGTTATTAGAGTTAGTGTGGGGTTATGATT carries:
- a CDS encoding response regulator transcription factor; the encoded protein is MHKVLLVDDEKRMLDLVALYLRPHNYVCTKADNGKQALELLKKESFDLVLLDIMMPDMDGWEVCRDIRKFSSVPIIMLTAREQQEDVVKGLRLGADDYMTKPFGEEELLARMEALLRRSAPAKRLEFKGLVWDEESFELNYEQKSIRLTPKEFSMLGLLMKNPNKVFERDRLLELVWGYDSETEGRTVDSHVRNIREKVRQAGFPVDDHFLTVWGIGYKWVH